The Opitutales bacterium ASA1 genome window below encodes:
- a CDS encoding phosphoadenylyl-sulfate reductase encodes MIPQEIPASEDTVVQPPDGVAREYGTSRATGPDVGFAALEGATAEDRVLWAHQRFGDKLILTTSFGIQAAVMLHLVTRVVPDIPVVFIDTGYLFPETYRFARDLTTRLKLNLKRFRAEMSAAEQEALFGRQWEDGAEGLARYNLMNKVEPMDRAVRQLGAAAWLAGLRREQASSRQALDVVKVQNRITKVHPIIDWTNRDVHRYLKKYDLPYHPLWDQGYVSVGDWHSTTKLEPGMTEEQTRFNGAKRECGLHENSGRVDFQI; translated from the coding sequence GTGATTCCGCAAGAGATTCCAGCGAGTGAAGATACGGTGGTGCAGCCTCCCGACGGAGTCGCGCGTGAGTACGGCACTTCCCGGGCGACGGGGCCCGACGTCGGTTTCGCAGCGTTGGAGGGTGCGACGGCCGAGGACCGGGTCCTTTGGGCGCACCAGCGCTTCGGAGACAAGCTGATCCTCACTACGAGCTTCGGCATCCAAGCGGCAGTCATGCTGCACCTCGTGACTCGCGTCGTGCCGGACATACCGGTGGTCTTCATCGACACCGGGTATCTCTTTCCGGAGACCTATCGTTTCGCGCGGGATCTCACGACGCGACTGAAGCTGAACCTCAAACGGTTTCGCGCCGAGATGAGCGCGGCGGAGCAGGAAGCCCTGTTTGGGCGGCAGTGGGAAGACGGGGCCGAGGGACTCGCGCGCTACAACTTGATGAACAAAGTCGAGCCGATGGACCGCGCGGTGCGACAGTTGGGTGCGGCGGCGTGGCTTGCGGGTTTGCGCCGCGAGCAGGCGTCGTCCCGGCAGGCGCTCGACGTGGTCAAGGTGCAGAATCGGATCACCAAGGTGCATCCGATCATCGATTGGACCAACCGCGACGTGCACCGGTATCTCAAGAAGTACGACCTCCCGTACCATCCGCTTTGGGATCAGGGTTACGTCTCGGTCGGCGACTGGCACTCGACGACCAAGCTCGAGCCGGGAATGACCGAGGAGCAGACTCGGTTCAACGGCGCGAAGCGCGAGTGCGGCCTGCACGAGAATTCGGGCCGCGTGGATTTTCAGATCTGA
- a CDS encoding TonB-dependent siderophore receptor — protein sequence MRRQAATEASTNVRYPLNTTMRHDTYRFVVRGSCVFALCLSSVHLSAQQVAENGAAAPAETGAIVELSPFEISADGDDGYRVRETVTGTKIATPLNESPLTVGIVNAELLKDTNLGRVTDAVAFTQAGVANTGRTWQDQETFVFRGYEGAILRNGVRFNAWTDSSSIQRIEVAKGPSAVLYGFVAPGGVVNYVTKKPQSGRFGSLEVRWGSESGFREEWDVNLPIVAKDDKLLFRFTGSRQDGSTWIKYQTIHDTSINPTLAFKLTKDTTATFDYTYRKREGAFERIRFYYLNKRDGWESLVLAPFNDRLGGTVGYDMNPGIAPWTEAEWTRRRSELRVEHRFADNVRLLLIGSDDYGHTEQLTSFTNFTGARNIGYQNVEVPPPDQILLAVMPIYENVRQHTQYLEANLLVQFRNQHFKSDTLVGISANRSPDAFERNGYFAPVPSLIGQIDYTLTSPYTVRVSDPLEERYYRPEGDHRQWPTWFLVGSQFDWGKPDLFLTQNVSALNEKLHVLGGVRRQQYRELQIERTLPQIGAIYKLTDAVSVYGIWSETAESNGRTVRFRDPRPLSESTAWDVGAKVELLGGKLTGSVAYFDINKSNLAINDPRLIVDYAAGLVDDTVTFTPGSASTGVELNLQYQPTKRFQAIFSYAHTDAKILPGDPNPNAWNKPLVQVVPDAITFFGKYTFLEGGARGLSVGGGFVYNWGPIYVDNPVTAPLANDSYAMVNLFARYPVEISGRKLMLELAVNNLGDERILMNGGFSPPREIYLGAEISF from the coding sequence ATGCGTCGACAGGCCGCGACTGAAGCGTCCACCAACGTCCGTTACCCCCTGAATACGACCATGCGTCACGACACGTACCGATTCGTTGTTCGCGGCAGTTGCGTCTTCGCGCTTTGCCTTTCGTCCGTTCACCTTTCCGCCCAACAAGTCGCTGAGAACGGCGCTGCCGCCCCCGCGGAAACGGGAGCGATCGTGGAACTCAGTCCGTTCGAGATATCGGCGGATGGAGACGATGGATACCGCGTGAGGGAAACCGTCACCGGAACGAAGATCGCGACTCCGCTGAACGAGTCGCCGTTGACCGTGGGAATCGTCAATGCCGAGTTGCTGAAGGACACCAATCTCGGACGCGTGACCGATGCGGTGGCCTTCACTCAAGCGGGCGTGGCGAACACGGGTCGGACGTGGCAAGACCAGGAGACGTTCGTCTTCCGCGGCTACGAAGGGGCGATCCTGCGCAACGGCGTACGTTTCAACGCGTGGACGGATTCGTCGAGCATCCAACGCATCGAAGTGGCCAAGGGACCGAGCGCGGTGCTCTACGGCTTCGTGGCACCCGGCGGCGTCGTGAATTACGTGACCAAGAAGCCGCAGTCGGGTCGCTTCGGATCGCTGGAAGTGAGATGGGGCTCCGAATCCGGCTTCCGCGAGGAGTGGGACGTGAACCTGCCGATCGTGGCGAAAGACGACAAGTTGCTCTTCCGCTTCACGGGCTCGCGGCAGGACGGGAGCACGTGGATCAAGTATCAGACCATTCACGACACCTCGATCAATCCGACGCTGGCGTTCAAGTTGACGAAGGACACGACGGCCACGTTCGACTACACGTATCGCAAGCGCGAGGGAGCGTTCGAGCGCATCCGCTTCTACTATCTCAACAAGCGCGACGGATGGGAGTCGCTCGTGCTCGCTCCGTTCAACGATCGCCTCGGCGGCACGGTGGGTTACGACATGAATCCCGGCATCGCTCCATGGACCGAGGCGGAGTGGACGCGCCGCCGATCGGAACTCCGTGTCGAGCATCGCTTCGCGGACAACGTGCGCCTGCTCCTGATCGGCTCCGACGACTACGGCCACACCGAGCAGCTCACGTCGTTCACGAACTTCACCGGTGCGCGCAACATCGGATATCAAAACGTGGAAGTGCCGCCGCCCGACCAGATCCTGCTCGCGGTGATGCCGATCTACGAAAACGTGCGACAGCACACGCAATATCTCGAGGCGAACCTCCTCGTGCAGTTCCGCAATCAGCACTTCAAGAGCGACACCCTCGTCGGCATCTCGGCGAATCGCAGCCCCGACGCGTTCGAGCGCAACGGCTATTTCGCGCCGGTGCCTTCGCTCATCGGTCAGATCGACTACACGCTCACGTCGCCCTACACCGTGCGGGTCAGCGATCCTTTGGAAGAGCGTTACTATCGACCGGAGGGCGACCATCGCCAGTGGCCGACCTGGTTTCTCGTCGGATCGCAATTCGACTGGGGCAAGCCCGATCTCTTCCTGACGCAGAACGTGTCGGCATTGAACGAGAAGCTGCACGTGCTCGGAGGCGTTCGGCGTCAGCAATATCGTGAACTCCAAATCGAGCGGACGCTTCCGCAGATCGGCGCCATCTACAAACTCACCGATGCGGTCTCCGTTTACGGCATCTGGTCGGAGACGGCCGAGAGCAACGGGCGGACGGTGCGGTTCCGCGATCCACGGCCGCTGTCCGAGTCGACGGCGTGGGACGTGGGCGCGAAAGTGGAGCTGCTCGGCGGCAAGCTCACGGGTTCGGTCGCCTACTTCGACATCAACAAGAGCAATCTCGCGATCAACGATCCGCGACTGATCGTCGACTACGCGGCGGGCTTGGTGGACGACACTGTGACGTTCACGCCGGGCTCGGCGAGCACCGGAGTGGAATTGAACCTGCAGTATCAACCGACCAAGCGTTTTCAGGCGATCTTCTCCTACGCCCACACCGACGCGAAGATCCTTCCGGGCGACCCCAATCCGAACGCGTGGAACAAGCCACTCGTGCAAGTCGTGCCCGATGCGATCACCTTCTTCGGGAAATACACGTTTCTCGAAGGCGGGGCGCGCGGTTTGAGCGTCGGCGGCGGATTCGTCTACAACTGGGGACCGATCTACGTCGACAACCCCGTGACGGCTCCGCTCGCCAACGACAGTTACGCGATGGTCAATCTCTTCGCCCGCTACCCCGTGGAGATTTCGGGCCGCAAGTTGATGCTCGAACTCGCGGTCAACAACCTCGGCGACGAGCGCATCCTCATGAACGGTGGTTTCTCGCCTCCGCGCGAGATCTACCTCGGAGCGGAGATCTCGTTCTGA
- a CDS encoding Tat pathway signal sequence domain protein codes for MKSLSRRDFVKGAALGAAATLTSSNHALAASSTSADGLRASTADGPPRLHWLDGSIPDSHPGATWGVPWPKGIHSRDTRFTLRAPSGADVPLQTWPTAWWPDGSLKWTAHAVPAQAARVEDLALVVGSPAAPRHPVEATETPDEFVLHNGIVECRVPRSGDVLVRSLSRAGRETLVRGRLVGSFGGQPDGDTHPPSQPFTGRTEAVVLEQSGPVRATIKITGRHVTASGRAWLPFTIRIHLYADADAIRLIHTFVFDGDEDRDFIRSLGVSFEVPLTDEPHDRHVRFVGQDSGIWGEAVRGLTGLRRDPGEAVRKAQIEGIATPAVDTWDRRVSGRLRLIPAWADFSLAQLSANAFTIRKRTKTGHCWIDVDQGGRSPGVGYVGGASGGVAFGMRDFWRLHPTALDIRGAAGDAATVTLWMWSPEAPAMDLRFYHDGLGMDTYPEQLEGLEITYEDYEPGYGTPQGVARTTEIELHALAATPSRPALAAIATAIDRPPLLAARVEDYLHAGVFGRLWSPVDRSTPERAAIEDRLAWSIDYHRDQVDQRHWYGFWNYGDVMHAYDSDRHVWRYDVGGYAWDNSELSPDLWLWYSYLRTGRSDVFRLAEAMTRHTRDVDIYHAGRFAGLGSRHNVLHWGCSAKQLRISTAAYRRFHYFLTADERTGDVLDEVVEADRQLAIFNPVRKLPGQQHRAATPHIGVGTDWGSAAANWLTAWERTGDERYGSWLRESMRVIGEAPLGFFTAAFVFDPETKRLSTPASARVSVSHLSAVFGLVEMCAELTDLVEDPAFEAAWLRYCELYNAPAEVQREALGQPLRGTNLRVAHSRLTARVAVARNDAALARRAWSEFRLREWGPTPTLQTRKLVGPDVLNPVDEAAWVSTNDAAQWGLAAIQNLALIGTFLDAGD; via the coding sequence ATGAAGTCTCTCAGCCGCCGCGATTTCGTCAAAGGCGCCGCACTCGGTGCGGCCGCAACACTCACGTCCAGCAATCACGCGCTCGCCGCCTCGTCGACCTCGGCCGACGGCTTGCGAGCTTCGACCGCCGATGGCCCACCACGTTTGCATTGGCTCGACGGTAGCATCCCCGATTCGCACCCCGGTGCGACCTGGGGCGTCCCCTGGCCGAAGGGTATCCACTCTCGGGATACACGCTTCACCCTCCGCGCCCCCTCCGGAGCGGACGTTCCCCTACAGACTTGGCCGACCGCGTGGTGGCCCGATGGCTCGTTGAAATGGACGGCTCACGCCGTGCCCGCCCAAGCGGCACGCGTGGAGGATCTCGCGCTCGTCGTGGGATCACCCGCTGCTCCGCGCCATCCGGTCGAAGCGACCGAGACGCCCGACGAGTTCGTGCTGCACAACGGCATCGTCGAGTGCCGTGTGCCGCGCAGCGGCGACGTGCTCGTCCGCTCCTTGTCGCGGGCCGGTCGTGAAACACTCGTCCGCGGGCGGCTCGTCGGCTCCTTCGGTGGTCAGCCGGACGGCGACACGCACCCCCCGTCGCAACCGTTCACGGGTCGCACCGAAGCGGTCGTCCTCGAACAGTCCGGTCCCGTCCGCGCCACGATCAAGATCACAGGCCGACACGTCACCGCATCCGGCCGGGCTTGGCTCCCGTTCACGATCCGCATCCACCTCTACGCCGACGCCGATGCGATTCGATTGATCCACACCTTCGTGTTCGACGGTGACGAGGACCGGGACTTCATCCGCAGCCTCGGTGTGAGTTTCGAGGTTCCTCTCACCGACGAGCCGCACGATCGCCACGTCCGCTTCGTCGGACAGGACTCCGGCATCTGGGGCGAGGCCGTGCGGGGCCTTACCGGGCTGCGACGCGACCCCGGCGAAGCCGTCCGCAAGGCTCAGATCGAAGGCATCGCCACACCCGCCGTCGACACGTGGGATCGCCGCGTCTCGGGGCGTCTGCGTCTGATTCCCGCGTGGGCCGACTTCTCCCTCGCGCAACTCTCCGCCAACGCCTTCACCATCCGCAAACGCACCAAAACGGGCCACTGCTGGATCGACGTCGACCAAGGCGGACGGTCTCCAGGAGTTGGATACGTCGGCGGAGCGTCGGGCGGAGTGGCCTTCGGCATGCGCGACTTCTGGCGCCTCCACCCGACCGCGCTCGACATCCGCGGTGCCGCCGGAGACGCCGCAACCGTCACGCTCTGGATGTGGTCGCCCGAAGCGCCTGCCATGGATCTGCGTTTCTACCACGACGGCCTCGGCATGGACACCTACCCCGAGCAGCTCGAGGGATTGGAAATCACCTACGAGGACTACGAGCCCGGCTATGGTACCCCGCAGGGAGTCGCTCGCACGACGGAGATCGAGCTGCACGCGCTCGCCGCCACGCCCTCGCGCCCCGCTCTCGCGGCCATCGCAACGGCGATCGACCGACCACCGCTCCTCGCCGCCCGCGTCGAAGACTACCTCCACGCCGGAGTCTTCGGCCGACTCTGGAGCCCCGTCGATCGCTCGACCCCGGAACGCGCCGCGATCGAAGACCGGCTCGCGTGGAGCATCGACTACCACCGCGACCAAGTCGACCAACGCCACTGGTACGGTTTCTGGAACTACGGCGACGTCATGCACGCCTACGACTCCGATCGCCACGTCTGGCGTTACGACGTCGGCGGCTACGCGTGGGACAACTCCGAGCTCTCGCCCGATCTGTGGCTGTGGTACTCTTACCTGCGCACCGGCCGCAGCGACGTCTTCCGACTCGCCGAGGCCATGACCCGCCATACGCGCGACGTCGACATCTACCACGCCGGGCGCTTTGCCGGCCTCGGATCGCGGCACAACGTCCTGCATTGGGGCTGCTCCGCGAAGCAACTCCGCATCTCGACCGCGGCGTATCGACGTTTCCACTACTTCCTCACCGCCGACGAACGCACCGGCGACGTGCTCGACGAAGTCGTCGAAGCCGACCGCCAACTCGCGATCTTCAATCCCGTCCGCAAACTCCCCGGCCAGCAGCACCGCGCAGCGACTCCGCACATCGGCGTCGGCACGGACTGGGGATCGGCCGCCGCCAATTGGCTGACGGCGTGGGAACGCACCGGCGACGAGCGTTACGGCTCGTGGCTGCGCGAGTCCATGCGCGTGATCGGCGAAGCACCGCTCGGCTTCTTCACTGCGGCATTCGTCTTCGACCCGGAAACCAAACGCCTCTCCACTCCCGCGTCGGCCCGAGTGTCCGTCTCCCATCTCTCCGCCGTGTTCGGTCTCGTGGAGATGTGCGCGGAGTTGACCGACCTCGTCGAGGATCCCGCCTTCGAGGCCGCATGGCTGCGCTATTGCGAACTCTACAACGCTCCTGCCGAGGTGCAGCGTGAGGCCCTGGGGCAACCCCTACGCGGCACGAACCTCCGCGTCGCCCATTCGCGCCTGACCGCCCGCGTCGCAGTGGCCCGCAACGATGCCGCACTCGCGCGCCGCGCTTGGTCCGAGTTCCGTCTCCGCGAATGGGGACCGACGCCGACCTTGCAGACGCGGAAACTCGTCGGACCGGATGTCCTCAACCCCGTCGACGAGGCCGCGTGGGTTTCGACCAACGACGCCGCACAGTGGGGACTCGCCGCGATTCAGAACCTCGCCCTGATCGGCACGTTCCTCGACGCCGGGGATTGA
- a CDS encoding glycoside hydrolase family 127 protein — MTPRSSPVRIHLLGLFAGVASASASFAAPVESRGLVDTSRSPHALMYMVDIDDVQWTDGFWAERFAACRDTMVPHMWTIFADPHESHAWDNFLVAAGMGKGRDGLGQSFGPPFNDGDFLKWFEALAQVYAVTKDPAIDAKMDEIIAVVAKAQREDGYLHTPKIIPQRSGEAGTKAREFEDREHFETYNMGHLMTTACVHYRATGKASMLDLARKAADYIEGLCKNVPDELARNAICPSHYMGVVELYRVTREPRYLQLAKELIEIRNLVTPDIGSDHNQDRVPFRESTEAVGHAVRANYLYAGVADVVAELGDATLMKPLELISDDIATQKLYVTGMTGALYDGASPDGVDHTRHKYIKTVHQAYGRDYQLPNLTAYNETCATIGYGMWIWRMLALTGDASYADLFEKTLYNGILPGIDLKGDHYFYVNPLRKSHDFKWDLRWSRTRTPNIKASFCCPPNVVRTIAEVHNYVYSLSPDTLWVHLFAASELETSWLDGAAIKVRQETEYPWDGAVRLVVDEAPSRPIALKIRVPGWTREGSVALRVNDRPVDAKLLPGSYAEVKRTWKNGDVVRFDMNFEPVLLEANPLVEETLNQVAVKYGPLVYCVESNDLPSDIRLDDIALSLGDGSLKFETKRASIGDASLVKLTLPALALQRPAWDAKTLYREAVATQPRSFELTLVPYYAWGNRGDTEMSVWIPTR; from the coding sequence ATGACCCCTCGCTCCTCTCCGGTTCGTATCCACCTGCTCGGTCTGTTCGCCGGCGTCGCCTCCGCGTCCGCTTCCTTCGCCGCGCCCGTCGAATCACGCGGTCTCGTCGACACCAGTCGCTCGCCTCACGCGCTCATGTACATGGTCGACATCGACGACGTTCAGTGGACCGACGGCTTTTGGGCCGAACGCTTCGCCGCTTGTCGCGACACGATGGTCCCGCACATGTGGACGATCTTCGCGGATCCGCACGAGAGCCATGCGTGGGACAACTTCCTCGTCGCGGCCGGCATGGGCAAAGGGCGCGACGGCCTCGGCCAGTCGTTCGGCCCTCCGTTCAACGACGGCGACTTCCTCAAGTGGTTCGAGGCTCTGGCTCAGGTCTACGCCGTGACCAAGGATCCGGCGATCGACGCGAAGATGGACGAGATCATCGCCGTCGTCGCGAAAGCCCAGCGCGAAGACGGCTATCTGCACACGCCCAAGATCATTCCCCAGCGCAGCGGTGAGGCAGGGACGAAGGCGCGCGAGTTCGAGGACCGCGAGCATTTCGAAACCTACAACATGGGGCATCTCATGACGACCGCCTGCGTCCACTACCGCGCGACGGGCAAGGCGTCGATGCTCGATCTCGCGCGCAAGGCTGCCGACTACATCGAAGGCCTCTGCAAGAACGTGCCCGACGAGCTCGCCCGCAACGCCATCTGCCCCTCGCACTACATGGGCGTGGTCGAACTCTATCGCGTCACGCGCGAACCTCGCTACCTCCAGCTCGCCAAGGAACTCATCGAGATCCGCAACCTCGTCACACCCGACATCGGCAGCGATCACAACCAGGACCGCGTCCCCTTCCGCGAGTCGACCGAGGCCGTAGGCCACGCCGTCCGCGCCAACTACCTCTACGCCGGAGTCGCCGACGTGGTCGCCGAACTCGGCGACGCGACGCTGATGAAGCCTCTCGAACTCATCTCCGACGACATCGCCACGCAGAAGCTCTACGTCACGGGCATGACCGGCGCACTCTACGACGGCGCCTCCCCGGACGGCGTCGACCACACGCGCCACAAGTACATCAAGACCGTCCACCAAGCCTACGGACGCGACTACCAGCTTCCCAATCTCACGGCCTACAACGAGACCTGTGCGACCATCGGCTACGGCATGTGGATCTGGCGTATGCTCGCACTCACCGGCGACGCCTCCTACGCCGACCTCTTCGAGAAGACGCTCTACAACGGCATCCTCCCGGGCATCGACCTGAAGGGCGATCACTACTTCTACGTGAACCCCCTGCGCAAGTCCCACGACTTCAAGTGGGACCTCCGCTGGTCGCGCACCCGCACGCCCAACATCAAGGCCAGCTTCTGCTGCCCGCCCAACGTGGTCCGCACCATCGCCGAGGTCCACAACTACGTGTATTCACTTTCCCCCGACACGCTCTGGGTCCACCTCTTCGCCGCCAGCGAGCTCGAGACCTCTTGGCTCGACGGCGCCGCCATCAAGGTGCGGCAGGAAACCGAATACCCGTGGGACGGAGCCGTGCGTCTCGTCGTCGACGAGGCGCCCTCGCGCCCGATCGCTCTCAAGATCCGCGTGCCCGGCTGGACGCGCGAAGGCTCGGTCGCTCTTCGCGTCAACGACCGTCCGGTCGACGCGAAACTGCTGCCCGGCTCCTACGCGGAAGTGAAGCGCACGTGGAAGAACGGCGACGTGGTGCGGTTCGACATGAACTTCGAACCGGTTCTCCTCGAAGCCAATCCGCTCGTCGAAGAGACGCTCAACCAGGTCGCCGTGAAATACGGTCCACTCGTCTACTGCGTCGAGTCCAACGACCTGCCTTCCGATATCCGCCTCGACGACATCGCGCTCTCGCTCGGCGACGGCTCGCTGAAATTCGAAACCAAGCGCGCGAGCATCGGCGATGCCTCGCTCGTGAAGCTCACGCTCCCGGCCCTCGCCCTGCAACGCCCCGCGTGGGATGCGAAGACGCTTTACCGCGAAGCGGTGGCCACGCAACCGCGCTCGTTCGAACTCACGCTCGTGCCCTACTACGCATGGGGCAACCGCGGCGACACCGAGATGTCGGTCTGGATTCCCACGCGCTGA
- the rhaM gene encoding L-rhamnose mutarotase: protein MIRKAFVMQVHVDCEAEYERRHTPIWEELAATLKAHGVHDYSIFLHPETRQLFATVKIESEERWAAIAQTDVCRRWWKHMADVMPANPDDSPVSLELREVFHQP, encoded by the coding sequence ATGATTCGCAAAGCATTCGTCATGCAGGTACACGTGGACTGCGAAGCCGAGTACGAGCGGCGGCACACTCCCATCTGGGAAGAACTCGCCGCCACCCTGAAAGCTCACGGGGTGCACGATTACTCCATCTTCCTCCACCCCGAAACCCGCCAACTCTTCGCCACCGTCAAGATCGAGAGCGAAGAACGCTGGGCCGCGATCGCGCAGACCGACGTCTGTCGGCGATGGTGGAAACACATGGCCGATGTCATGCCGGCCAATCCCGACGACAGCCCCGTCTCCCTGGAGTTGCGCGAAGTCTTCCATCAGCCCTGA
- a CDS encoding right-handed parallel beta-helix repeat-containing protein — protein sequence MISAMSKRTSCVFLVACALLVQALESGASGATVRVDVYPESEVERSQARSSALELALRKVRDMRRVADPALADGVEIVLHDGVHRLAETLRLRPEDSGTPQHPLRIVAAPGARPVLSGGLVVGGWKRPPSAPAGLPTAARAHVLVAEVPEFRGRPLEFRQMWVGDRKAVRAQFHKEGEFARLLEWRREAGEAVIDAALLRDVRVGDGIEMFLLQQWETANLRLKDVRVEGDRAVVRFHEPEAKIQSEHPWPQPIMSETFRAPFLLVGGIELLDRPGEWHLDRREGKIYYWPREGEDAAGLEAVVPALETLVEVAGSPDRPVRHVEFHGIRFSHTTWLRPSLEGHVPLQAGFPMLEAYKLVPRGTPEWRSLDNQAWLLRPPAAVEVRDGHKVLFRRCRFEHLAMTGLDFVRGARGGAVEGCVFRDIGGNGIQAGSYQDEEEETHLPFAPAGDRGVCVGLRISDNVLTDCGTEDWGCVAISAGFVREFTIEHNEIFDLPYSGVSLGWGWTRSPNVMRNNVVRANHIHRVSRKMYDTAGIYTLSAQPGSLVAENAIHSIEMSPWVEKPHWGHIYLDEGSAFMVVRDNWCDGEKFVRNANGPGNHWENNGPHVDPQIRARAGVRAAYRDLLDGL from the coding sequence ATGATCTCCGCCATGTCCAAGAGAACGTCGTGTGTCTTTCTGGTCGCGTGTGCTTTGCTCGTGCAGGCACTCGAGTCGGGTGCCTCGGGAGCGACCGTGCGCGTCGATGTATATCCCGAGAGCGAAGTGGAGCGCTCGCAGGCGCGATCGTCGGCGCTGGAGCTGGCGTTGCGCAAGGTGCGCGACATGCGGCGCGTCGCCGATCCGGCTCTGGCGGATGGTGTGGAAATCGTCCTTCACGACGGCGTGCACCGCCTTGCGGAGACGCTGCGGTTGCGTCCGGAGGACTCGGGGACGCCGCAACATCCGCTCCGGATCGTGGCTGCACCCGGGGCGCGGCCGGTGCTCTCGGGCGGACTCGTGGTGGGCGGGTGGAAACGGCCTCCGTCCGCACCTGCGGGCCTGCCGACGGCGGCACGCGCGCACGTGCTCGTGGCCGAGGTGCCGGAGTTTCGCGGCCGGCCGTTGGAGTTTCGGCAGATGTGGGTGGGAGATCGCAAGGCGGTGCGCGCACAGTTTCACAAAGAGGGCGAGTTCGCGCGTTTGTTGGAGTGGCGTCGTGAGGCCGGGGAGGCCGTGATCGATGCGGCGCTGCTGCGCGACGTGCGCGTCGGCGATGGCATCGAGATGTTTCTGCTCCAGCAGTGGGAGACGGCGAACCTCCGGTTGAAAGACGTGCGCGTCGAGGGTGATCGTGCGGTGGTGCGGTTTCACGAGCCCGAGGCGAAGATACAGTCCGAGCATCCATGGCCGCAGCCGATCATGAGCGAGACCTTCCGCGCGCCGTTTCTCTTGGTCGGAGGGATCGAGCTCCTCGATCGGCCGGGGGAATGGCATCTCGATCGCCGTGAAGGGAAGATCTACTACTGGCCGCGCGAGGGGGAGGATGCGGCGGGGCTGGAGGCCGTCGTTCCGGCGTTGGAGACGCTCGTGGAGGTCGCGGGTTCGCCCGATCGGCCCGTGCGTCACGTGGAGTTTCACGGTATCCGTTTCTCCCATACGACGTGGTTGCGCCCGTCGCTGGAGGGGCACGTGCCGCTGCAGGCGGGCTTCCCGATGCTGGAGGCGTACAAGCTCGTGCCGCGCGGAACGCCGGAGTGGCGAAGTCTGGACAATCAAGCGTGGTTGTTGCGCCCACCTGCGGCGGTCGAGGTACGAGACGGTCACAAGGTGCTGTTTCGGCGCTGCCGCTTCGAGCATCTGGCGATGACCGGGTTGGATTTCGTGCGCGGCGCGCGCGGTGGCGCGGTCGAGGGTTGCGTGTTCCGCGACATCGGTGGCAACGGCATCCAAGCCGGCTCCTACCAAGACGAGGAGGAGGAGACGCATCTGCCGTTCGCGCCGGCCGGAGACCGCGGCGTGTGTGTCGGATTGCGCATCAGCGACAACGTGTTGACGGATTGCGGCACGGAGGATTGGGGATGCGTGGCGATCTCGGCGGGCTTCGTGCGGGAGTTCACGATCGAGCACAACGAGATCTTCGATCTGCCGTACTCGGGCGTGAGTCTGGGGTGGGGTTGGACGCGTTCGCCGAACGTCATGCGCAACAACGTCGTGCGTGCGAACCACATCCACCGTGTCTCACGGAAGATGTACGACACGGCGGGTATCTACACGCTCTCGGCGCAACCGGGTTCGCTCGTGGCGGAGAACGCGATCCATTCGATCGAGATGAGCCCGTGGGTGGAGAAGCCGCACTGGGGCCACATCTACTTGGACGAGGGCTCGGCGTTCATGGTCGTGCGCGACAACTGGTGCGACGGGGAGAAGTTCGTACGCAACGCGAACGGTCCCGGCAATCACTGGGAGAACAACGGCCCGCACGTCGATCCGCAGATCCGCGCACGCGCAGGAGTGCGCGCGGCGTATCGAGATTTGTTGGACGGTCTCTGA